From Trichoderma atroviride chromosome 1, complete sequence, one genomic window encodes:
- a CDS encoding uncharacterized protein (BUSCO:EOG092D4AOP), with the protein MFRQAIAASSRALRSTPGIAASRAVLRPQLQTAAPAVSIRSFQPAASRWYSETKESTESKEAPKAEEKAEAKEGEKNGETDAVAQLKKDLEAKDAEARDWKDKCLRTVADFRNLQDRTAREVKAARDFAIQKFAKDLVDSVDNLDRALSTVPADKLKAENKSEDLQELVNFYEGLKMTENILIQTLAKHGLERLEPHGVKFNPNEHEATFMAPQPGKEDNTVFFVQQKGFKLNGRVLRAAKVGVVKNA; encoded by the exons ATGTTCCGAcaagccattgccgcctCTTCCAGAGCTCTGCGCTCAACGCCGGGCATCGCCGCCAGCCGAGCTGTTCTGCGGCCTCAGCTCCAGactgctgctcccgccgTCTCAATAAGATCATTCCAGCCTGCCGCCAGCCGGTGGTACAGCGAAACCAAGGAGTCTACCGAGTCCAAGGAGGCTCCCAAGGCCGAGGAAAAGgctgaggccaaggagggagagaaaaacgGCGAGACTGACGCTGTCGctcagctgaagaaggatcTCGAGGCCAAGGATGCTGAGGCTCGTGACTGGAAG GACAAATGCCTTCGCACCGTCGCCGACTTCCGCAACCTCCAGGACCGCACAGCACGTGAGGTAAAGGCCGCCCGCGACTTTGCCATCCAAAAGTTCGCAAAGGACCTCGTCGACAGCGTCGACAACCTCGACCGCGCCCTATCCACCGTCCCCGcggacaagctcaaggctgaGAACAAGAGCGAGGACCTCCAGGAGCTCGTCAACTTCTACGAGGGCCTCAAGATGACCGAGAACATCCTCATCCAGACGCTAGCCAAGCACGGCCTGGAGCGACTGGAGCCCCATGGCGTCAAGTTCAACCCCAACGAGCATGAGGCTACCTTCATGGCCCCCCAGCCCGGCAAGGAGGACAACACCGTCTTCTTTGTGCAGCAGAAGGGCTTCAAGCTCAACGGCCGTGTTCTGCGTGCCGCCAAGGTCGGCGTCGTTAAGAACgcttaa
- a CDS encoding uncharacterized protein (BUSCO:EOG092D0PER) — translation MEDGDEDADDIFAADAKGRKKGGNDEYETEESEDEVLPKSKARGRAAASGKNSADNSTSKAAPAGKKRKSPEQESDEEEEEKLPRKKPAASKPRAPRAKKAEEPEDEDIQNILNSVATVRAPTPPPKDPNVKFDWRKAAASGGNASTQPAQPAGELPEGEEECLSGLTFVFTGVLQTIGRDEGQALVKRYGGKVTGQPSSKTSFVVLGDDAGPSKLAKIKANGIKTIDEHGLFDLIRKLPAYGGTGKGAQKAQEKKKAEEEKVKQQIAEMEAEEKAKKREAEQAAKKKAAAQGSTSSAAAQPVRAPDLLLTSKYAPTQLNQICGNKAQVEKIQNWLRNWPKSKKYNFQRRGADGMGGERAIIISGPPGIGKTTAAHLAAKLEGYDVLESNASDTRSKKLVETGVSDVMNNTSLLGFFAGDGKSVDNAKKKIVLIMDEVDGMSAGDRGGVGALAKFCKKTEVPLILICNERRLPKMKPFDHAAFDIRFNRPTVDQVRSRIMTICHREGLKLPPPVVDALIEGSNKDIRQIINMISTAKLDQSSMSFDQSKAMSKAWEKHVVLKPWDICQKMLGGGLFAPASKATLNDKIELYFNDHEFSFLMIQENYLRTKPMAVGANGYTGREATLKALELFDQAAESISDGDLVDRMIHGPQQHWSLMPTHAIFSTVRPASFVAGQLIGSNFTSWLGNHSKAGKLGRYIREIHSHMRLKSSGDHTEVRQEYLPLMWSQTVDRLQKEGGEAVGEVIDLMDSYYLTREDFDAIQELGVGPMREEDVKIETKTKAAFTRTYNSMNHPLPFIKASNVLAPKKLAKEAPDLEEAIEEADDAEVLEAPDAEEDDDIDFKKDKYIKQPKAKKPSKKAAKAQTADDEDSEEAKPKGRSKGKPAAKGKAKK, via the exons atggaagatggcgatgaggatgcTGATGATATATTCGCTGCTGACGCCAAGGGCCGCAAAAAGGGTGGAAATGACGAATATGAAACGGAAGAATCCGAAGACGAAGTTCTCCCAAAATCCAAAGCACGAGGgcgagctgctgcctctgGAAAGAATTCTGCAGACAACTCGACGTCCAAGGCCGCACCGGCCGGAAAGAAGCGAAAGTCCCCGGAGCAGGAATcggacgaagaggaagaagaaaagctaCCTCGGAAAAAACCTGCAGCGAGCAAACCACGCGCACCCAGAGCgaagaaagcagaagagcccgaggacgaggataTCCAGAACATCTTAAATAGTGTGGCTACTGTAAGAGCGCCGACACCACCACCTAAAGATCCCAACGTGAAATTCGATTGGAGAAAGGCCGCCGCTAGTGGCGGTAATGCTTCTACACAACCCGCTCAGCCTGCTGGCGAGCTTCCGGAAGGCGAGGAAGAGTGTCTCAGTGGATTGACCTTCGTCTTCACCGGTGTGTTGCAAACTATTGGCCGCGATGAAGGCCAGGCACTGGTGAAGCGATATGGCGGCAAAGTTACTGGGCAGCCCAGTAGCAAAACCAGTTTCGTCGTTCTCGGAGACGATGCTGGACCCAGCAAGTTAGCCAAGATCAAAGCAAATGGTATCAAGACCATTGATGAGCATGGCCTTTTCGATCTGATTCGCAAGCTTCCGGCATATGGTGGTACCGGCAAGGGCGCTCAAAAAgcacaagagaagaagaaggcagaggaagaaaaggtgaAGCAACAGATTGCGGAAATGGAGGCGGaagagaaagcaaagaagcgtgaagcagagcaagcagcaaagaagaaggccgcaGCTCAAGGATCAACGAGCAGCGCCGCGGCTCAACCTGTACGAGCACCCGATTTGCTTCTCACTTCCAAATATGCGCCGACACAGCTCAACCAAATATGCGGCAACAAGGCGCAGGTAGAAAAGATTCAAAACTGGCTTCGAAACTGGCCAAAGTCGAAAAAGTACAATTTCCAGCGGCGTGGAGCAGATGGTATGGGAGGCGAGCGAGCTATCATTATATCTGGCCCTCCTGGTATTGGAAAAACTACGGCGGCCCATTTGGCGGCTAAGCTCGAAGGCTACGATGTCTTGGAGAGCAATGCTAGTGATACACGAAGCAAGAAACTCGTCGAGACCGGGGTTAGCGATGTCATGAACAATACTTCTTTGCTAGGATTCttcgctggagatggcaaatCCGTGGATAAtgccaagaaaaagattgTTCTCATCATGGATGAGGTTGATGGCATGTCGGCTGGTGATCGCGGAGGGGTTGGCGCCCTGGCCAAATTCTGCAAGAAGACGGAAGTGCCGTTGATCCTGATCTGCAACGAACGTAgattgccaaagatgaagcccTTCGACCATGCTGCGTTTGATATTAGATTCAACCGTCCGACGGTCGATCAAGTGCGCTCCCGCATCATGACAATCTGCCACCGAGAAGGCCTCAAACTGCCACCGCCAGTTGTCGACGCTCTCATTGAAGGAAGCAACAAGGATATCCGCCAGATCATTAACATGATTTCCACAGCGAAGCTTGACCAATCATCGATGAGCTTTGATCAAAGCAAAGCCATGTCTAAAGCATGGGAAAAGCATGTCGTCCTGAAGCCGTGGGACATCTGCCAGAAGATGCTTGGCGGTGGACTCTTTGCCCCTGCGAGCAAGGCAACCCTCAATGACAAGATTGAACTCTACTTCAATGATCATGAGTTTAGCTTCTTGATGATTCAGGAAAATTACCTCCGCACCAAGCCCATGGCCGTGGGTGCCAATGGATACACCGGTCGAGAAGCCACTTTAAAGGCACTTGAGCTCTTTGACCAAGCTGCGGAGAGTATCAGTGATGGTGACCTAGTGGACCGTATGATCCACGGGCCACAGCAGCACTGGAGTCTGATGCCTACGCATGCTATTTTCAGCACTGTAAGACCTGCCAGCTTCGTCGCTGGCCAGCTGATTGGATCTAATTTCACTTCATGGCTTGGAAACCACAGCAAAGCTGGAAAGCTGGGTCGATATATTCGAGAAATTCACTCTCACATGCGACTAAAGTCGTCTGGCGATCATACTGAGGTTCGACAAGAGTATCTACCTCTGATGTGGTCCCAAACAGTTGATCGGctgcaaaaagaaggcgGTGAAGCCGTAGGAGAGGTGATTGACCTGATGGATAGCTACTATCTCACCCGAGAGGACTTTGACGCCATTCAAGAGCTGGGAGTTGGTCCTAtgagggaagaagatgtcaaaATCGAAACCAAGACAAAAGCTGCCTTTACTCGAAC ATACAATTCCATGAACCACCCACTACCATTCATCAAAGCTAGCAATGTGCTGGCACCAAAGAAGCTCGCTAAGGAGGCGCCAGATTtggaagaagccattgaagaagcagatgatgctgaggTGTTGGAGGCTCCagatgccgaagaagatgacgacatCGATTTCAAGAAGGACAAATACATCAAGCAaccaaaggccaagaagccatCAAAGAAGGCTGCGAAAGCCCAGACCGCAGATGACGAAGACAGCGAGGAAGCCAAGCCAAAAGGCCGCTCCAAGGGCAAGCCtgctgcaaaaggaaaagcaaaaaaataa
- a CDS encoding mitochondrial 54S ribosomal protein uL16m (EggNog:ENOG41~BUSCO:EOG092D44BU) — MRSNGAAALLNAFQGLRISASTPLRQLRAPVQRQSKVLGAAQLLQNGRAFSTSPAMMGTWLEPSLNRKKKMAKGRPRVATGGSTKGTTVIWGDYGLRMVDHHRRISAKSLKMAEDTIKVRLRGEKYRLYKRKCCNVGVYVSGNEMRMGKGKGSFDHWATRMAVSQVLFEVKGRIHEQIVRDAFRLAGNKLPGQWEFVKKGDAPVVGITKLDGVTLEDLKRPRKQVVPQELLEASPSTTASEVGGTPASSGSS, encoded by the exons ATGAGGTCCAATGGCGCTGCGGCATTGCTGAATGCCTTCCAGGGACTGAGAATCTCCGCATCCACGCCTTTGCGACAACTGAGGGCCCCCGTCCAGCGCCAATCCAAGGTCCTCGGCGCCGCCCAGCTGCTTCAGAATGGCAGGGCCTTTTCCACAAGCCCCGCCATGATGGGCACATGGCTCGAACCCAGTCTGAaccgaaaaaagaaaatggccaAGGGCCGACCCCGAGTAGCGACTGGAGGATCAACGAAGGGCACGACTGTTATTTGGGGCGACTACGGACTGCGAATGGTGGACCATCACCGAAGAATCAGCGCCAAGTCTCTTAAGATGGCGGAAGATACGATTAAAGTGCGACTTCGAGGAGAGAAATACCGCCTTTACAAGAGAAAATGTTGCAATGTTGGCGTTTATGTCAGCGGTAACGAG ATGCGTATGGGTAAAGGAAAAGGTTCATTCGACCACTGGGCTACGAGAATGGCAGTCAGCCAAGTTTTGTTTGAGGTCAAGGGCCGAATCCACGAGCAAATTGTTCGAGATGCCTTCCGACTGGCTGGCAACAAGCTCCCCG GCCAGTGGGAATTTGtgaagaagggagatgcTCCTGTTGTTGGAATCACCAAGCTAGATGGTGTGACGCTGGAGGATTTGAAGAGACCCAGGAAGCAAGTTGTCCCTCAGGAGCTCCTTGAGGCATCCCCCTCTACGACAGCCTCTGAGGTTGGAGGCACACCGGCATCCTCTGGATCTTCATGA
- a CDS encoding uncharacterized protein (BUSCO:EOG092D36LY): protein MALIVDKHRPRSLEALSYHQELSDRLQSLAQSGDFPHLLVYGPSGAGKKTRIVATLKELFGPGVEKIKIDARVFQTSSNRKLEFNIVASNYHLEITPSDVGQYDRVVVQDLLKEVAQTQQVDQSAKQRFKVVVINEADHLTRDAQAALRRTMEKYSPNLRLILLANSTANIIAPIRSRTLLVRVAAPTHEEICDVLAQSAKKENWEVVKGLHERIAVESGRNLRRALLMYEAVHAQNEKVTDTTPIPPADWEALIGQIAKEIIEEHTPARILQVRAKLYDLLTHCIPPTTILKTLTFKLLGLIDDGLKGEVIKWSAFYEHRIKTGTKVIFHLEAFVAKFMRILEMYLMSMDM from the exons ATGGCTCTCATCGTCGACAAGCATCGCCCGCGGTCCTTGGAGGCTCTTTCATACCACCAAGAGCTTTCCGACCGACTTCAATCTCTC GCTCAGAGCGGCGACTTCCCACATCTCCTAGTCTACGGTCCATCAGGAGCtggaaagaaaacaagaatagTGGCAACGCTGAAAGAGCTGTTCGGCCCTGGTGTGGAGAAGATCAAGATCGACGCACGAGTATTCCAGACGTCCAGCAACCGAAAGCTGGAGTTCAACATTGTCGCTTCCAACTACCACCTGGAAATCACGCCGTCCGACGTAGGGCAATATGACCGGGTTGTCGTGCAGGACCTCCTGAAAGAGGTGGCACAGACGCAACAGGTAGACCAGTCCGCAAAGCAGCGATTCAAGGTTGTTGTCATCAACGAAGCAGACCACCTCACTAGAGATGCCCAGGCGGCGCTTCGTCGTACAATGGAAAAATACTCGCCAAACTTGCGTCTGATTCTTTTGGCAAACTCGACAGCGAACATCATTGCACCAATTCGTTCAAGAACGCTGCTTGTCAGAGTTGCCGCTCCTACGCACGAGGAAATCTGCGACGTGCTTGCGCAATCAGCAAAGAAAGAGAACTGGGAAGTCGTCAAAGGCCTGCATGAAAGAATAGCCGTGGAGAGTGGCAGGAATCTTCGTCGTGCATTGCTAATGTACGAGGCCGTCCATGCACAAAA CGAGAAAGTCACAGACACGACGCCTATCCCACCTGCGGATTGGGAGGCGCTAATCGGCCAGATCGCCAAGGAGATTATCGAGGAACACACCCCCGCAAGGATCTTGCAGGTGCGCGCCAAGCTGTACGACCTACTCACGCACTGCATCCCGCCCACGACCATTCTCAAGACTCTCACATTCAAGTTACTGGGTCTCATTGACGATGGGCTGAAAGGAGAGGTCATCAAGTGGTCTGCCTTTTACGAGCACCGGATAAAGACTGGCACCAAGGTCATCTTCCATCTAGAAGCATTTGTGGCCAAATTTATGCGCATCTTGGAAATGTATCTAATGAGCATGGACATGTGA
- a CDS encoding uncharacterized protein (EggNog:ENOG41~SECRETED:SignalP(1-23)) produces MVALRSLVAAFASTALLVQTVIAHSLKRSPLSYVSVIDDIKIHTPAGRVHSHSEFDLTFSLHDGQERIRLSLHPNHDVLHEDFEVTYLDSQGNIRSREKVQRSEHKVYRGNAYIERPDEDGWSLAGWARITVHRDGKHPVFDGAFRADGDNHHIHTGTKYNNLKLDSDPAFEDWKARDPDEVMVVWRDSDVQDFLGRGELKRHVSSPSECISDSLNFNSQFDKELKRSTGLQGIDARSLFGRQSIDGGSGGKWPGLDCEHWKHSWLPNHQEGGFGWHRHRLHVLERLQLF; encoded by the exons ATGGTTGCGCTGCGGTCTCTTGTGGCCGCTTTTGCTAGCACAGCCTTGTTGGTCCAGACTGTGATCG CGCATTCTTTGAAGAGGAGTCCACTTAGTTACGTCTCCGTCATCGACGATATCAAGATTCACACGCCTGCCGGCCGAGTGCACTCACATTCCGAGTTCGACCTTACCTTCTCCCTTCACGATGGACAAGAGCGAATTCGACTGTCTCTTCACCCCAACCACGATGTTCTCCACGAAGACTTTGAGGTGACCTATCTCGACTCCCAAGGAAACATCAGATCAAGAGAGAAAGTACAGCGCTCCGAACACAAGGTCTATCGGGGCAACGCCTACATTGAGCGCCCTGACGAAGATGGTTGGTCCCTGGCTGGATGGGCCAGGATAACGGTACACCGCGACGGCAAGCACCCAGTCTTTGACGGCGCATTTCGAGCTGATGGTGACAATCATCACATCCATACTGGCACAAAGTACAACAATCTTAAGCTCGACAGCGATCCTGCGTTTGAGGACTGGAAAGCACGAGATCCCGACGAGGTCATGGTCGTGTGGCGTGACTCCGATGTTCAGGACTTTCTCGGTCGTGGAGAGCTCAAGCGCCATGTCTCCAGCCCGTCAGAGTGCATCTCAGATTCCTTGAACTTTAACAGCCAGTTTGATAAGGAGCTCAAGCGATCAACTGGGCTCCAAGGAATAGATGCCAGAAGCTTGTTTGGCCGCCAGTCCATCGATGGAGGCTCGGGGGGGAAGTGGCCAGGACTTGATTGCGAGCATTGGAAGCACAGCTGGCTGCCCAACCACCAAGAAGGTGGCTTTGGTTGGCATCGCCACCGATTGCACGTACTGGAGCGGCTTCAACTCTTCTGA
- a CDS encoding uncharacterized protein (EggNog:ENOG41~MEROPS:MER0182135~TransMembrane:1 (o240-261i)), whose translation MNPSTGVGISQFSLCSIGNICSSLKAADASGCLTDNKNIPTVTGSQCGNGIVEEGEECDCGGEQGCQNNTCCDAKTCKFTTNSVCDPSNEDCCTSQCQFASSATVCRPSIGECDIQETCPGNVAKCPDDQHKSNGESCGSGNGLACASGQCTSRDRQCQVAVGTSANNSSTTACPDTQNSCTVSCTSGELAFGQRQCLLYGQNFIDGTPCGAGGHCSNGTCTGSSTSKEIQQWITGHKEIVIPIAVVVGILVIVIIASIILSCWRRVKRRRAVPKTSSPPVGGGWPQWRGNQNQGPGPQDYNMTETQFNPPPPAYQQPPPPPGYGQPPIQEPQWRPRMARYA comes from the coding sequence ATGAACCCTTCAACTGGCGTAGGAATATCCCAATTTTCTCTGTGCAGCATTGGCAATATATGCTCCAGTCTCAAAGCGGCAGATGCATCAGGCTGCCTGACTGACAATAAGAACATCCCAACTGTCACAGGCAGCCAGTGTGGTAACGGCATCGTCGAGGAAGGCGAAGAATGCGACTGCGGCGGTGAGCAAGGCTGCCAAAACAACACGTGCTGCGACGCAAAGACTTGCAAATTCACAACCAACTCTGTGTGTGACCCATCCAACGAAGACTGTTGCACCAGCCAATGCCAGTTTGCGTCCTCTGCAACGGTGTGCCGACCCAGCATTGGAGAGTGCGACATCCAGGAGACTTGCCCCGGTAATGTAGCTAAATGCCCCGACGATCAACACAAGTCAAATGGCGAATCATGCGGTAGCGGAAATGGCCTCGCGTGTGCCTCAGGGCAGTGTACCTCTCGTGATAGGCAATGCCAGGTCGCCGTTGGCACCTCGGCCAACAACAGCTCGACAACTGCATGCCCTGATACTCAGAATAGCTGCACGGTTTCCTGCACTTCCGGAGAGCTTGCCTTTGGACAACGTCAGTGCCTCTTGTATGGTCAGAACTTTATTGACGGGACTCCGTGTGGCGCCGGCGGACACTGTTCCAACGGAACATGCACCGGCAGCTCCACGTCAAAGGAGATCCAGCAATGGATCACTGGCCACAAGGAGATTGTCATCCCCATTGCGGTTGTGGTGGGCATCTTGGTCATCGTCATTATAGCGAGCATCATCCtcagctgctggcgccggGTAAAGCGACGACGAGCAGTTCCCAAGACCTCCTCGCCCCCCGTTGGCGGCGGATGGCCTCAGTGGAGAGGGAACCAGAACCAAGGACCTGGGCCGCAAGATTATAATATGACCGAGACGCAGTTTAATCCACCGCCACCGGCGTatcagcagccgccgccgccgcctggaTATGGACAGCCCCCGATTCAGGAGCCGCAGTGGAGGCCGAGAATGGCGCGGTATGCATGA